From a region of the Streptomyces sp. NBC_00102 genome:
- a CDS encoding acyl-ACP desaturase → MTITSPHLGSSKAWTDAQLLYALEEVVEKELNRHLKVAKDWMPHEYVPFSDGRNFPGIFDDGEAWAPDQSKVTDIGKVALVVNLLTEDNLPSYHHEIASLFGRDGAWGTWVHRWTAEEGRHGIVMRDYLLTSRAVDPDKLEQFRMAHMAEGFESDNRHSMLHSVAYVAFQELATRVSHRNTGHQSGDPVCDRMLARIATDENLHMVFYRNLLGAAFELAPDLTMQAVRDVVVNFRMPGHGMPGFERAAAQMAIGEIYNMRIHHDDVIQPVLRYLKVLDIDGLGPEGLQAQEELGLYMGGLDSEASKFDEKLAARKARMAARGR, encoded by the coding sequence GTGACGATCACCTCTCCCCACCTCGGCAGTTCGAAGGCGTGGACCGACGCCCAGCTGCTGTACGCGCTGGAAGAGGTGGTGGAGAAGGAGCTCAACCGCCATCTCAAGGTCGCCAAGGACTGGATGCCCCACGAGTACGTGCCGTTCTCCGACGGCCGGAACTTCCCGGGCATCTTCGACGACGGCGAGGCGTGGGCCCCGGACCAGTCGAAGGTCACGGACATCGGCAAGGTCGCCCTCGTGGTGAACCTGCTGACCGAGGACAACCTCCCCAGTTACCACCACGAGATCGCCTCGCTCTTCGGCCGCGACGGCGCCTGGGGCACCTGGGTGCACCGCTGGACCGCCGAGGAGGGCCGCCACGGCATCGTGATGCGCGACTACCTGCTGACCTCGCGCGCGGTCGACCCGGACAAGCTGGAGCAGTTCCGGATGGCGCACATGGCGGAGGGGTTCGAGTCCGACAACCGGCACTCGATGCTGCACTCCGTCGCGTACGTCGCCTTCCAGGAGCTGGCCACCCGAGTCTCGCACCGCAACACGGGCCACCAGTCGGGCGACCCGGTCTGCGACCGGATGCTCGCGCGCATCGCCACCGACGAGAACCTGCACATGGTGTTCTACCGGAACCTCCTGGGCGCCGCCTTCGAGCTCGCCCCGGACCTCACCATGCAGGCCGTGCGGGACGTGGTCGTCAACTTCCGGATGCCCGGACACGGCATGCCCGGCTTCGAACGCGCCGCCGCGCAGATGGCGATCGGCGAGATCTACAACATGCGCATCCACCACGACGACGTGATCCAGCCCGTGCTCCGCTACCTGAAGGTCCTCGACATCGACGGGCTCGGCCCGGAGGGGCTCCAGGCGCAGGAGGAGCTCGGCCTGTACATGGGCGGCCTGGACAGCGAGGCGTCGAAGTTCGACGAGAAGCTCGCGGCCCGCAAGGCCCGCATGGCGGCACGCGGACGCTGA
- a CDS encoding dihydrofolate reductase family protein gives MSRVRVHNFSISIDGFATGEGQSLEAPFGHAGTRLHEWFFPTTTFQRMLGKPEGSTGVDDAVAATWDAGIGAEIMGRNKFSPQRGPWENEDWKGWWGPNPPFHTPVFVLTHHPRPSVEMEGGTTFHFIDATPQEALRQAREAAGDLDVRIGGGPTTVRDFLAEDLVDHLHVAVVPIVLGRGERLWDGLEGLEERFQVESVTTPGGVTHLTFTRP, from the coding sequence ATGTCCCGCGTGAGGGTCCACAACTTCTCCATTTCCATCGACGGTTTCGCCACCGGTGAGGGGCAGAGTCTCGAAGCCCCGTTCGGGCACGCCGGTACGCGGCTCCACGAGTGGTTCTTCCCGACCACGACCTTTCAGCGGATGCTGGGCAAGCCGGAAGGAAGCACCGGCGTCGACGACGCCGTCGCCGCCACCTGGGACGCCGGCATCGGCGCGGAGATCATGGGCCGCAACAAGTTCAGCCCCCAGCGCGGGCCGTGGGAGAACGAGGACTGGAAGGGCTGGTGGGGACCCAATCCGCCCTTCCACACCCCGGTCTTCGTCCTGACCCACCACCCCCGCCCCTCGGTGGAGATGGAGGGCGGCACCACGTTCCACTTCATCGACGCCACGCCGCAGGAAGCGCTCCGTCAGGCACGGGAGGCGGCAGGGGACTTGGACGTGAGAATCGGTGGTGGTCCGACCACGGTCCGGGACTTCCTCGCCGAAGACCTCGTCGACCATCTGCACGTCGCTGTCGTCCCGATCGTCCTGGGCCGTGGCGAGCGCCTGTGGGACGGGCTCGAAGGACTCGAGGAGCGTTTCCAGGTCGAATCCGTGACCACCCCCGGCGGCGTCACGCACCTGACCTTCACCCGGCCGTAA
- a CDS encoding SsgA family sporulation/cell division regulator, producing MSSLIEQPVQARMVAAVPRMATLAATLRYDRENPYAVRIAFPAPATLEGTEVSWEFSRELLDRGVDEPAGVGDVRVRPFGEERTALEFHAAEGVAMVHVRTSELRRFLGRVQELVPAGDEHRFLDLDRALADLLGDSR from the coding sequence TTGTCCAGCCTTATCGAGCAGCCAGTCCAGGCGCGCATGGTCGCGGCCGTTCCGCGGATGGCGACGCTGGCCGCCACGCTGCGGTACGACCGCGAGAACCCGTACGCCGTCCGGATCGCGTTCCCCGCCCCGGCCACGCTGGAGGGCACGGAGGTCTCGTGGGAGTTCTCCCGGGAGCTGCTGGACCGGGGCGTGGACGAGCCGGCCGGGGTCGGAGACGTACGGGTGCGGCCTTTCGGGGAGGAGCGGACCGCGCTCGAATTCCATGCCGCGGAGGGCGTCGCGATGGTGCATGTCCGCACCTCGGAGCTGCGCCGATTCCTCGGGCGGGTACAGGAGTTGGTACCGGCGGGCGACGAGCACCGGTTCCTGGACCTCGACCGTGCCCTGGCGGATCTTCTGGGCGACAGCCGCTGA
- a CDS encoding trans-acting enoyl reductase family protein, with amino-acid sequence MRRHHGSERAYDVVLYGATGFVGTLTARYLAAHAPEGLRWALAGRSGEKLERLRGELAGPGPEPAILVADAEDPTALRELALSARVVATTVGPFLRHGNALVAACARAGTDYVDLTGEAEFIDRTWLGHDAEARETGARLVHACGFDSVPHDLGAYFTVRQLPAGVPLTVDAFVHADAVFSGGTFASAVHAMGRGPQMLAAARERRAREPELTGRRVRTPLGAPHFSGETGTWALPLPTVDPQIVGRSARALEGYGPDFRYRHFASVKRLPVALGGTAGLMALVAAAQFSPARSWLTERYRPGDGPDEERRKRSRFTVRFVGEGGGSRVFTEVSGGDPGYDETARMLGEAALCLALDDLPETSGQVTTAVAMGDALLERLRASGLRFRVAARR; translated from the coding sequence ATGAGAAGGCACCACGGATCGGAACGCGCCTACGACGTCGTGCTGTACGGCGCCACCGGCTTCGTCGGCACCCTGACCGCCCGGTACCTCGCGGCACACGCCCCCGAGGGTCTGCGCTGGGCGCTGGCCGGGCGGAGCGGGGAGAAGCTGGAACGGCTGCGCGGGGAACTCGCCGGACCGGGCCCGGAACCCGCGATCCTCGTCGCCGACGCCGAGGACCCCACCGCGCTACGTGAACTCGCGCTGTCCGCAAGGGTGGTGGCCACCACGGTCGGCCCCTTCCTCCGTCACGGGAACGCGCTCGTCGCGGCCTGCGCCCGGGCCGGTACGGATTACGTCGACCTCACCGGCGAGGCCGAGTTCATCGACCGGACCTGGCTGGGGCACGACGCGGAGGCCCGGGAGACGGGGGCGCGCCTGGTGCACGCCTGCGGATTCGACTCCGTCCCCCACGACCTCGGCGCGTACTTCACCGTCCGGCAGCTGCCGGCGGGCGTGCCGCTGACGGTCGACGCCTTCGTCCACGCCGACGCCGTGTTCTCCGGCGGTACGTTCGCCTCGGCGGTGCACGCCATGGGCCGGGGACCGCAGATGCTGGCCGCCGCCCGTGAACGCCGGGCGCGTGAGCCCGAACTCACCGGTCGTCGTGTACGAACCCCTTTGGGAGCACCGCATTTCAGCGGGGAGACCGGGACCTGGGCCCTGCCGCTGCCGACCGTGGACCCGCAGATCGTGGGCCGTTCGGCACGTGCGCTGGAAGGCTACGGCCCCGACTTCCGCTACCGGCACTTCGCCTCGGTGAAGCGCCTGCCGGTCGCGCTGGGCGGTACGGCGGGCCTGATGGCCCTCGTGGCTGCCGCCCAATTTTCGCCTGCGCGCTCGTGGCTGACAGAGCGTTACCGACCGGGCGACGGGCCGGACGAGGAGCGCAGGAAGCGGAGCCGGTTCACCGTCCGGTTCGTCGGGGAGGGCGGCGGCAGCCGGGTCTTCACCGAGGTCTCGGGCGGCGACCCGGGGTACGACGAGACGGCGCGGATGCTCGGCGAGGCCGCCCTCTGCCTCGCCCTGGACGACCTGCCGGAGACCTCGGGTCAGGTGACGACGGCGGTGGCCATGGGTGACGCCCTGCTGGAGCGGCTGAGGGCCTCGGGCCTGCGCTTCCGGGTGGCGGCGCGGCGCTGA
- a CDS encoding endonuclease V, with protein sequence MTTFAVPADAAEARAVQDRLRDRVVAEDSGPVPGSGHVTGVDVAYDDERDLVVAAAVVLDAATLDVVAETTAVGRVTFPYVPGLLAFREIPTVLVALESLTTDPGLIVCDGYGLAHPRRFGLASHLGVLTGLPVIGVAKNPFTFTYEQPGPKRGDTSPLLDGTEEVGRALRTRDDTKPVFVSVGHRTTLDTACAHTLALTREFRQPETTRRADALCRRALREAAG encoded by the coding sequence ATGACGACCTTCGCCGTGCCCGCCGACGCCGCCGAGGCGCGCGCGGTCCAGGACCGCCTGCGCGACCGGGTGGTCGCCGAGGACTCCGGACCGGTGCCCGGTTCCGGCCACGTCACCGGGGTGGACGTCGCCTACGACGACGAACGGGACCTCGTCGTGGCGGCGGCCGTGGTGCTGGACGCCGCCACCCTCGACGTCGTCGCCGAGACCACCGCGGTGGGCCGCGTGACCTTCCCGTACGTCCCCGGACTGCTGGCCTTCCGGGAGATCCCCACGGTGCTGGTCGCGCTGGAGTCGCTGACCACCGACCCCGGCCTCATCGTCTGCGACGGATACGGTCTGGCGCACCCCCGCCGGTTCGGACTCGCCAGCCACCTCGGGGTGCTGACCGGACTGCCCGTCATCGGGGTCGCCAAGAACCCGTTCACCTTCACCTACGAACAGCCCGGCCCGAAGCGCGGCGACACCTCGCCGCTGCTGGACGGTACGGAGGAGGTCGGCCGGGCGCTGCGCACCAGGGACGACACCAAACCGGTCTTCGTCTCCGTGGGGCACCGCACCACGCTGGACACCGCCTGCGCCCACACCCTGGCCCTGACCAGGGAGTTCCGGCAGCCCGAGACCACCCGCAGGGCCGACGCGCTCTGCCGCCGCGCACTGCGGGAAGCGGCGGGCTGA
- a CDS encoding acetyl-CoA C-acetyltransferase has translation MSTEAFVYDAIRTPRGRGKANGALHGTKPIDLVVGLIHEIRARFPGLDPAAIDDIVLGVVSPLGDQGSDIARIAAIAAGLPDSVAGVQENRFCASGLEAVNLAAAKVRSGWEDLVLAGGVESMSRVPMGSDGGAWAMDPMTSFETGFAPQGIGADLIATIEGFSRRDVDEYAALSQERAAEAWKEGRFGRSVVPVKDRNGLVVLDHDEHLRPGTTADSLAALKPSFATIGELGGFDAVALQKYHWVEKIDHVHHAGNSSGIVDGAALVAIGSKEIGERYGLTPRARIVSAAVSGSEPTIMLTGPAPASRKALAKAGLTMDDVDLVEINEAFAGVVLRFVRDMGIGLDKVNVNGGAIALGHPLGATGAMILGTIVDELERRDLRYGLVTLCVGGGMGVATVVERV, from the coding sequence TTGAGTACCGAAGCGTTCGTCTACGACGCGATCCGCACCCCGCGCGGTCGCGGCAAGGCCAATGGGGCCCTGCACGGCACCAAGCCGATCGATCTGGTCGTCGGCCTCATCCACGAGATCCGCGCCCGTTTCCCCGGACTCGACCCGGCGGCCATCGACGACATCGTCCTGGGCGTCGTCAGCCCGCTCGGCGACCAGGGCTCCGACATCGCACGCATCGCGGCCATCGCGGCGGGACTCCCCGACTCCGTCGCCGGCGTCCAGGAGAACCGCTTCTGCGCCTCCGGTCTCGAAGCCGTCAACCTTGCTGCCGCGAAGGTCCGTTCGGGCTGGGAGGACCTCGTCCTCGCCGGTGGCGTCGAGTCCATGTCCCGCGTGCCCATGGGCTCCGACGGCGGCGCCTGGGCGATGGACCCGATGACCAGCTTCGAGACCGGCTTCGCCCCGCAGGGCATCGGCGCCGACCTCATCGCCACCATCGAGGGCTTCTCCCGCCGCGACGTCGACGAGTACGCCGCCCTCTCCCAGGAACGTGCCGCCGAAGCGTGGAAGGAAGGCCGCTTCGGCCGCTCCGTCGTCCCGGTCAAGGACCGCAACGGACTCGTCGTCCTCGACCACGACGAGCACCTGCGCCCCGGCACCACCGCCGACTCGCTCGCCGCCCTGAAGCCCTCCTTCGCCACCATCGGCGAGCTGGGCGGCTTCGACGCGGTGGCCCTCCAGAAGTACCACTGGGTCGAGAAGATCGACCACGTCCACCACGCCGGGAACTCCTCCGGGATCGTGGACGGCGCGGCCCTCGTCGCGATCGGCTCGAAGGAGATCGGTGAGCGCTACGGCCTCACCCCGCGCGCCCGGATCGTCTCCGCCGCCGTCTCCGGCTCCGAGCCCACCATCATGCTCACCGGACCCGCCCCCGCCTCCCGCAAGGCGCTCGCCAAGGCCGGACTGACCATGGACGACGTCGACCTCGTCGAGATCAACGAAGCCTTCGCCGGAGTGGTGCTCCGCTTCGTCCGGGACATGGGCATCGGCCTGGACAAGGTCAACGTCAACGGCGGAGCCATCGCGCTCGGCCACCCCCTCGGCGCCACCGGCGCGATGATCCTCGGCACCATCGTCGACGAACTGGAACGGCGCGACCTGCGGTACGGACTCGTCACCCTCTGCGTGGGCGGCGGCATGGGCGTCGCCACCGTCGTCGAACGCGTCTGA
- a CDS encoding CaiB/BaiF CoA-transferase family protein, translating to MAATGNGPLAGVRVVELAGIGPGPFAAMTLADLGADVVRVDRPGGAVLGIDPARDLTNRNKRSVLLDLKTEAGVSAVLALAERADILIEGYRPGVAERLGVGPDACLGRNPRLVYGRMTGWGQDGPLAPRAGHDVSYLAPTGVLSMIGRPGEPPAVPANLLGDFAGGSLYLVVGVLAALQHARTSDGSGQVVDAAIVDGAAHLATMIHGMLAADAWQDRRGSNLLDGGCPFYGTYATSDGEAMAVGPLEQRFYDEFVTLLGIAETVPDRADLSRWEELRTAVADRFRTRTRAEWTEVFEGTDACVAPVLSLREAPSHPHLAARATFVEHAGITQPAPAPRFSATPTAVRTAPALPGTGTESVAADWGVPELLGGPPEETRPR from the coding sequence ATGGCTGCGACGGGGAACGGCCCTCTCGCCGGAGTGCGGGTCGTCGAACTGGCGGGCATCGGCCCCGGCCCGTTCGCCGCGATGACGCTCGCCGATCTCGGTGCGGACGTGGTCCGGGTGGACCGGCCCGGGGGCGCGGTACTGGGCATCGACCCGGCGCGCGACCTGACCAACCGCAACAAGCGCTCCGTTCTGCTCGATCTCAAGACGGAAGCGGGCGTCTCGGCCGTCCTCGCCCTCGCCGAGCGCGCCGACATCCTGATCGAGGGGTACCGCCCGGGAGTCGCCGAACGGCTCGGGGTCGGCCCCGACGCCTGCCTCGGCCGCAACCCCCGCCTCGTCTACGGGCGGATGACCGGCTGGGGCCAGGACGGCCCGCTCGCACCGCGCGCCGGGCACGACGTCTCCTACCTCGCGCCCACCGGAGTTCTCTCCATGATCGGCCGCCCCGGCGAACCCCCGGCCGTCCCGGCCAACCTGCTCGGTGACTTCGCGGGCGGCTCCCTCTACCTCGTGGTCGGCGTCCTGGCCGCCCTCCAGCACGCGCGTACCTCCGACGGGAGCGGCCAGGTCGTGGACGCGGCCATCGTGGACGGCGCCGCCCACCTCGCCACGATGATCCACGGCATGCTGGCGGCCGACGCCTGGCAGGACCGGCGCGGCTCCAACCTCCTGGACGGCGGCTGCCCCTTCTACGGCACGTACGCGACCTCCGACGGCGAGGCCATGGCGGTCGGGCCGCTGGAACAACGGTTCTACGACGAGTTCGTGACGCTCCTCGGCATCGCCGAAACGGTGCCCGACCGAGCGGACCTCTCCCGGTGGGAGGAGCTGCGCACCGCGGTCGCGGACCGTTTCCGCACCCGTACCCGTGCGGAGTGGACCGAGGTGTTCGAGGGCACCGACGCCTGCGTCGCCCCCGTGCTCTCCCTGCGCGAGGCGCCCTCGCACCCGCATCTCGCCGCCCGCGCCACCTTCGTGGAGCACGCCGGGATCACCCAGCCCGCCCCCGCCCCGCGCTTCTCCGCCACCCCCACCGCCGTACGCACCGCCCCCGCCCTGCCGGGTACCGGCACCGAGTCGGTGGCGGCGGACTGGGGCGTGCCGGAACTGCTCGGCGGGCCGCCGGAGGAGACGCGGCCACGATGA
- a CDS encoding acyl-CoA dehydrogenase family protein, translated as MKRQIFTAEHDAFRETVRTFLTKEVLPHYEQWERDGIVSREAWRAAGRQGLLGLAVPEEFGGGGNADFRYSAVLAEEFTRAGVSGLALGLHNDIVGPYLAGLSTPEQKRRWLPGFCSGEIVTAIAMTEPGAGSDLQGIRTTAEDRGDHWLLNGSKTFISNGILADLVVVVARTSPEGGAKGLSLLVVERGAAGFERGRNLEKIGQKSQDTAELFFHDVRVPKENLLGELNGGFVHLMTNLAQERMGIAVAGIAAAEHLLEITTRYVKEREAFGRPLAKLQHVRFEIAEMATECAVTRTFLDRCIVEHADGTLDAVHASMAKWWATELQKRVADRCLQLHGGYGYMAEFPVARAFTDGRIQTIYGGTTEIMKEIIGRSLLS; from the coding sequence GTGAAACGGCAGATCTTCACCGCCGAACACGACGCGTTCCGCGAGACCGTCCGCACCTTCCTCACGAAGGAGGTCCTCCCGCACTACGAACAGTGGGAGCGCGACGGCATCGTCTCGCGCGAGGCGTGGCGCGCGGCGGGCCGGCAAGGGCTGCTCGGCCTCGCGGTCCCCGAGGAGTTCGGCGGGGGCGGCAACGCCGACTTCCGCTACAGCGCCGTCCTCGCCGAGGAGTTCACCCGGGCGGGCGTCAGCGGCCTCGCGCTCGGCCTGCACAACGACATAGTCGGGCCCTACCTCGCCGGGCTCTCCACCCCCGAGCAGAAACGGCGCTGGCTGCCCGGCTTCTGCTCGGGCGAGATCGTCACCGCCATCGCCATGACCGAACCGGGCGCGGGCTCCGACCTCCAGGGCATCCGCACCACCGCCGAGGACCGGGGTGACCACTGGCTGCTCAACGGTTCCAAGACCTTCATCTCCAACGGCATCCTCGCCGACCTGGTGGTCGTCGTCGCCCGCACCTCGCCCGAGGGAGGGGCCAAGGGGCTCTCGCTGCTGGTGGTCGAACGTGGCGCGGCGGGCTTCGAACGCGGTCGCAACCTGGAGAAGATCGGCCAGAAGTCCCAGGACACCGCCGAACTCTTCTTCCACGACGTCCGGGTCCCCAAGGAGAACCTCCTCGGTGAACTCAACGGCGGATTCGTCCACTTGATGACCAACCTCGCCCAGGAGCGCATGGGTATCGCGGTCGCCGGAATCGCCGCCGCGGAACACCTGTTGGAGATCACCACCCGGTACGTGAAGGAACGCGAGGCATTCGGCCGGCCGCTCGCCAAGCTCCAGCACGTCCGCTTCGAGATCGCCGAGATGGCCACCGAGTGCGCCGTCACCCGCACCTTCCTCGACCGGTGCATCGTCGAGCACGCGGACGGCACGCTCGACGCGGTGCACGCCTCGATGGCCAAGTGGTGGGCGACCGAACTCCAGAAGCGGGTGGCCGACCGCTGTCTCCAACTCCACGGCGGATACGGCTACATGGCGGAGTTCCCGGTGGCCAGGGCCTTCACCGACGGACGCATCCAGACGATCTACGGCGGGACGACCGAAATCATGAAGGAGATCATCGGCCGCTCCCTGCTGTCCTGA
- a CDS encoding MerR family transcriptional regulator: MATAPEEPTLTVDELAARAGVTVRTVRFYSTRGLLPPPVIGPRRVGHYGHGHLSRLALIEELQRQGMTLAAIERYLEQLPEDLSAHDLAIHRALVASWAPDGVEEMTGAELERRAGRPLTEQDLGRLAAMGVLLDGTEGDAPSREGVHRVDPGLLRLGVELLDVPIAHETILRAHTVMLEHTRSAAAELTRLFRDEVWSPYREREADPEHVSAMKSLSAHMQPLVLQALVTAFQRSLTAELRAAFQAP, encoded by the coding sequence ATGGCGACCGCGCCCGAGGAGCCGACCCTCACCGTCGACGAGCTGGCGGCCCGCGCGGGGGTGACCGTGCGCACCGTGCGTTTCTACAGCACCCGGGGGCTGCTGCCGCCTCCGGTCATCGGCCCACGCCGGGTCGGGCACTACGGGCACGGCCATCTCTCGCGGCTGGCTCTGATCGAGGAACTCCAGCGCCAGGGCATGACGCTGGCCGCCATCGAACGGTATCTGGAGCAGCTGCCGGAGGATCTCAGCGCCCACGATCTGGCGATCCACCGGGCGCTGGTGGCGTCCTGGGCTCCGGACGGCGTCGAGGAGATGACCGGCGCGGAGCTGGAGCGGCGGGCGGGCCGGCCGCTCACGGAGCAGGATCTCGGCCGGCTGGCGGCGATGGGCGTGCTGCTGGACGGTACGGAAGGGGACGCCCCGTCGCGCGAGGGTGTCCACCGGGTCGATCCGGGGCTGCTCCGGCTCGGGGTGGAGCTGCTGGACGTGCCGATCGCGCACGAGACGATCCTCAGGGCGCATACCGTCATGCTGGAGCACACCCGGTCGGCTGCCGCGGAGTTGACCCGGCTCTTCCGGGACGAGGTGTGGAGTCCGTACCGGGAGCGGGAGGCGGACCCGGAGCACGTGTCGGCGATGAAGTCGCTCTCGGCCCACATGCAGCCGCTGGTGCTGCAAGCCCTGGTGACCGCGTTCCAGCGGTCACTCACGGCCGAGTTGCGCGCCGCGTTCCAGGCGCCGTGA
- a CDS encoding 3-hydroxyacyl-CoA dehydrogenase NAD-binding domain-containing protein: MTESTTIRWEEDGTGVVTLVLDDPDQSANTMNQAFTRSVAAVAERAEAEKENIRGIIVTSAKKTFFAGGDLKEMIKARPEDAQAVFDTGMGIKRALRRIETLGIPVVAAINGTALGGGYEIALACHHRIALDAPGSRIGLPEVTLGLLPAGGGVTRTVRLMGIADALLKVLLQGTQYTPARALENGLVHEVAATREEMLDKARAFIDAHPESQQPWDVKGYRIPGGTPSNPRFAANLPAFPANLKKQIAGAPMPAPRNILAAAVEGSQVDFETAQTIEARYFTELVTGQVAKNMIQAFFFDLQAVNSGASRPEGVEGRTVRKVAVLGAGMMGAGIAYSCARAGIEVVLKDVTTEAAAKGKAYSEKLLAKALSRGRTTEAARDELLARITPTGDPADLAGCDAVIEAVFEDTALKHKVFQEIQDIVAPDALLCSNTSTLPITVLAEGVTRPADFVGLHFFSPVDKMPLVEIIKGAGTGDEAQARAFDLVRQIKKTPIVVNDSRGFFTSRVIGHFINEGVAMVGEGIEPSSVEQAAAQAGYPAKVLSLMDELTLTLPRKIRNETRRAVEEAGGTWTPHPSDAVVDRMVEEFGRPGRSGGAGFYEYDESGRRTTLWPGLREHFGKPDAAIPFEDMKERMLFSEALDSVRCLEENVLVSVADANIGSIMGIGFPPWTGGVLSYVNGYEGGLPGFVARARELAERYGDRFLPPARLVEMADRGETFHD; the protein is encoded by the coding sequence ATGACCGAGAGCACCACCATCCGCTGGGAAGAGGACGGGACCGGCGTCGTCACCCTCGTCCTCGACGACCCCGACCAGTCCGCCAACACGATGAACCAGGCCTTCACCCGGTCCGTCGCGGCCGTCGCCGAGCGCGCGGAGGCCGAGAAGGAGAACATCCGCGGCATCATCGTCACCTCCGCGAAGAAGACCTTCTTCGCCGGGGGAGACCTCAAGGAGATGATCAAGGCCCGGCCCGAGGACGCCCAAGCCGTCTTCGACACCGGGATGGGCATCAAGCGGGCCCTGCGCCGCATCGAGACCCTCGGCATCCCCGTGGTCGCCGCCATCAACGGCACGGCGCTCGGGGGCGGTTACGAGATCGCGCTCGCCTGTCACCACCGGATCGCGCTGGACGCGCCCGGCTCCCGCATCGGCCTCCCCGAGGTCACCCTCGGCCTGCTCCCGGCGGGCGGCGGCGTGACCCGTACCGTACGCCTGATGGGCATCGCCGACGCCCTGCTCAAGGTGCTGCTCCAGGGCACCCAGTACACCCCCGCCCGCGCCCTGGAGAACGGCCTCGTCCACGAAGTGGCCGCCACCCGCGAGGAGATGCTGGACAAGGCCCGCGCCTTCATCGACGCGCACCCCGAGTCCCAGCAGCCCTGGGACGTGAAGGGGTACCGGATTCCCGGCGGCACCCCGTCCAACCCCCGGTTCGCCGCCAACCTCCCGGCCTTCCCCGCCAACCTCAAGAAGCAGATCGCCGGCGCCCCGATGCCCGCGCCCCGCAACATCCTGGCGGCGGCCGTCGAAGGCTCGCAGGTCGACTTCGAGACCGCGCAGACCATCGAAGCCCGGTACTTCACCGAGCTGGTCACCGGCCAGGTCGCCAAGAACATGATCCAGGCGTTCTTCTTCGACCTCCAGGCCGTCAACTCCGGCGCCAGTCGCCCCGAGGGCGTCGAAGGCCGCACGGTCCGCAAGGTCGCCGTACTCGGCGCCGGCATGATGGGCGCCGGGATCGCCTACTCCTGCGCCCGGGCCGGAATCGAGGTCGTTCTCAAGGACGTCACCACCGAGGCTGCCGCGAAGGGCAAGGCCTACAGCGAGAAACTGCTGGCCAAGGCGCTCTCCCGGGGGCGTACCACCGAGGCGGCCCGCGACGAACTGCTCGCCCGGATCACCCCGACCGGCGACCCGGCGGACCTCGCCGGCTGCGACGCGGTCATCGAGGCCGTCTTCGAGGACACCGCCCTCAAGCACAAGGTGTTCCAGGAGATCCAGGACATCGTCGCCCCCGACGCGCTGCTCTGCTCCAACACCTCCACGCTGCCCATCACCGTCCTCGCCGAAGGCGTCACCCGTCCCGCCGACTTCGTCGGACTGCACTTCTTCTCGCCGGTCGACAAGATGCCGCTGGTCGAGATCATCAAGGGCGCCGGCACCGGGGACGAGGCCCAGGCCCGCGCGTTCGACCTGGTCCGCCAGATCAAGAAGACCCCGATCGTCGTCAACGACTCACGCGGCTTCTTCACCTCGCGCGTCATCGGCCACTTCATCAACGAGGGCGTCGCGATGGTCGGCGAGGGCATCGAGCCCTCCTCCGTCGAGCAGGCCGCCGCCCAGGCCGGCTACCCGGCCAAGGTGCTCTCCCTGATGGACGAGCTGACCCTCACCCTGCCCCGCAAGATCCGCAACGAGACCCGGCGCGCGGTCGAGGAGGCCGGCGGCACCTGGACCCCGCACCCCTCGGACGCGGTGGTGGACCGGATGGTCGAGGAGTTCGGACGGCCCGGACGCAGCGGTGGCGCCGGATTCTACGAGTACGACGAGTCCGGCCGTCGCACCACGCTCTGGCCGGGTCTGCGCGAGCACTTCGGCAAGCCCGACGCGGCGATCCCGTTCGAGGACATGAAGGAGCGGATGCTCTTCTCCGAGGCCCTGGACAGCGTCCGCTGCCTGGAGGAGAACGTCCTCGTCTCCGTCGCCGACGCCAACATCGGCTCCATCATGGGCATCGGCTTCCCGCCGTGGACCGGCGGCGTGCTCAGTTACGTCAACGGGTACGAGGGCGGCCTGCCGGGCTTCGTGGCCCGCGCCCGCGAACTCGCCGAACGGTACGGGGACCGCTTCCTGCCGCCCGCCCGACTGGTGGAGATGGCGGACCGGGGCGAGACCTTCCACGACTGA